From a single Centropristis striata isolate RG_2023a ecotype Rhode Island chromosome 14, C.striata_1.0, whole genome shotgun sequence genomic region:
- the trim46b gene encoding tripartite motif-containing 46b isoform X1, protein MMKSGGGSYFLKMAEMDLKTATSTMEALVRISSNMKSLEHELHCPVCKDIVKQPVVLPCQHSVCLMCASEVLVANGYPPPDLPPEPNSPASTPNTRSPRQARRPTPKAEQRPIDRVLRAGPHPPSPSMPRSPGYGTHPGRRRKEGPPLVMMFPCVPCGRDVELGEKGLTDCLRNLTLERIVERYRHTVSLGSVAVMCQFCKPPQALEATKGCADCRANFCNECFKLYHPWGTPRAQHEHIQPTLNFRPKVLTCPEHDQEKLQFYCRSCQRLLCPLCKLRRIHTGHKILPVAHAYQALKEKITKEMNYILSNQDTVLSQITQLESSITQTEVNSVAAREQLAQSIRDLTAALAERHASLTQALETTRKKRGEALAAQVSERRGLMEHAGLMAFTQELLKETDQPCFVQAARQTHNRFSKAIENLQHFTLAADPSFRHFQLDVSKELKLLTELNFIQAPLAPVIDTQHTLAYDQLFLCWRLPQDSAPAWHFSVEYRRRGVVPGGASRGGIRGGLAAARWGWQRLDEVSGSSAVIDRLEMDSVYVLRVRGCNKAGYGEYSEEVYLHTPPAPVLNFYLDSRWGLHADRLVVSKEQRCARSVPGLSLLQAADHALTSCHLTSDLLVGDVAITQGRHYWACSVEPGSYLVKVGVGLESKLQEWFHLPQDMASPRYDPDSGHDSGAEDALDSAPPFCFLTMGMGKIYLPQHNNHHHHHHNNHGNGNRDTITNGNGPSSPTGVTYPLPPRLGVCLDFEKGRVTFYDAHSLRPLWEGHVDCSGPVCPAFCFIGGGALQLQELVANRNADQTPVRRVTIQPRGSNLNNN, encoded by the exons ATGATGAAATCAGGAGGAGGCAGCTATTTTCTTAAAATGGCAGAGATGGATTTAAAAACAGCCACATCCACGATGGAAGCATTGGTTCGTATCAGT TCTAACATGAAGAGCCTGGAGCATGAGCTGCACTGCCCCGTGTGTAAGGACATCGTCAAACAGCCCGTGGTCCTGCCATGCCAGCACAGCGTCTGCCTCATGTGTGCCTCGGAGGTGTTAGTGGCAAACGGCTACCCGCCTCCAGATCTGCCCCCAGAGCCGAACTCCCCAGCCTCCACACCCAACACCCGATCCCCCCGCCAGGCCCGAAGGCCGACTCCTAAAGCGGAGCAGCGACCTATTGACCGCGTGCTGCGGGCAG GTCCCCACCCGCCTTCGCCATCCATGCCCCGGTCTCCAGGATACGGGACGCATCCAGGGCGACGTCGTAAGGAGGGCCCACCCCTGGTGATGATGTTCCCCTGTGTCCCCTGCGGCCGAGACGTGGAGCTGGGAGAGAAGGGCCTCACCGACTGTCTGCGCAACCTCACCTTGGAGCGGATAGTGGAGAG GTACAGACACACGGTGAGTCTGGGCAGTGTGGCTGTGATGTGCCAGTTCTGTAAACCTCCTCAGGCTCTGGAGGCCACCAAGGGCTGCGCTGACTGCAGGGCCAATTTCTGTAATGAGTGTTTCAAGCTGTACCACCCGTGGGGGACGCCACGTGCACAACATGAACATATCCAGCCGACACTCAACTTCAGGCCAAAG GTCCTGACCTGTCCGGAGCACGACCAGGAGAAGCTACAGTTCTATTGTCGGTCCTGTCAGCGACTGCTATGCCCTCTCTGCAAGCTGCGCCGTATCCACACCGGACACAAAATCCTGCCAGTAGCTCACGCATACCAAGCCCTGAAG GAGAAGATTACGAAGGAGATGAACTACATTCTGTCCAACCAGGACACAGTTCTGTCTCAGATTACCCAGCTGGAGAGTTCCATCACTCAGACTGAG GTCAATAGTGTAGCAGCCAGAGAGCAGCTGGCTCAGAGCATAAGAGACCTGACGGCTGCTCTGGCCGAGCGCCATGCTTCTCTCACCCAGGCTCTGGAGACGACACGAAAGAAACGGGGAGAGGCATTGGCCGCTCAAGTGTCAGAGAGACGGGGTTTGATGGAGCACGCAGGGCTCATGGCGTTCACGCAGGAGCTGCTGAAAGAAACAGACCagccctgctttgtgcaggctGCACGCCAGACTCATAACAG GTTCAGCAAAGCAATTGAGAATCTCCAGCATTTCACCCTGGCTGCTGATCCATCATTCAGACACTTCCAGCTGGACGTCTCCAAAGAACTCAAACTCCTGACAGAGTTGAACTTCATCCAGG CTCCCCTGGCTCCAGTGATTGATACCCAGCACACCCTGGCCTATGACCAGCTCTTCCTGTGCTGGCGACTGCCGCAGGACTCTGCACCCGCCTGGCACTTCTCTGTTGAGTACCGTCGCCGGGGCGTGGTACCAGGAGGAGCGTCGAGGGGCGGGATCAGGGGAGGACTGGCCGCCGCCCGCTGGGGCTGGCAGCGATTGGATGAAGTGAGCGGGAGCAGCGCTGTGATTGACAGGCTGGAGATGGACAGCGTGTACGTGCTGCGGGTGAGAGGCTGCAACAAGGCGGGCTACGGGGAATACAGCGAGGAGGTGTACCTGCATACCCCGCCTGCACCAG TGCTCAACTTCTACCTGGACTCTCGCTGGGGTCTCCATGCTGACCGGCTGGTGGTCAGCAAAGAGCAGCGCTGTGCTCGCAGCGTTCCTGGTCTCTCCCTGCTGCAGGCCGCTGACCACGCCCTCACTTCCTGTCACCTGACCTCGGACCTCCTGGTGGGGGATGTGGCCATCACACAGGGACGGCACTACTGGGCATGCTCAGTGGAGCCTGGCTCTTACCTAGTGAAG GTGGGAGTCGGTCTGGAATCCAAACTGCAGGAGTGGTTTCACCTTCCACAAGACATGGCCAGTCCTCG ctacGACCCAGACAGCGGCCACGACAGCGGAGCAGAGGACGCTTTGGACTCGGCTCCACCCTTCTGCTTCCTCACCATGGGGATGGGGAAGATCTACCTCCCCCAGCACaacaaccaccaccaccaccatcacaaTAACCACGGCAACGGCAACCGAGACACCATCACCAACGGCAATGGCCCCTCCTCGCCCACAGGCGTCACCTACCCTCTGCCGCCCCGGCTCGGTGTGTGCCTTGACTTTGAGAAGGGTCGCGTCACCTTCTACGACGCCCACTCTCTGCGCCCCCTGTGGGAGGGTCACGTGGATTGCTCCGGCCCCGTGTGCCCCGCTTTCTGTTTCATCGGTGGCGGCgctctgcagctgcaggagcTGGTGGCCAATCGCAACGCGGATCAGACACCGGTCAGGAGGGTGACCATCCAACCGCGTGGCTCCAACTTAAATAACAACTGA
- the trim46b gene encoding tripartite motif-containing 46b isoform X2, with protein sequence MYHASNPSPLFKRLRSLDAGNIHVACAAMAPRFQVKSNMKSLEHELHCPVCKDIVKQPVVLPCQHSVCLMCASEVLVANGYPPPDLPPEPNSPASTPNTRSPRQARRPTPKAEQRPIDRVLRAGPHPPSPSMPRSPGYGTHPGRRRKEGPPLVMMFPCVPCGRDVELGEKGLTDCLRNLTLERIVERYRHTVSLGSVAVMCQFCKPPQALEATKGCADCRANFCNECFKLYHPWGTPRAQHEHIQPTLNFRPKVLTCPEHDQEKLQFYCRSCQRLLCPLCKLRRIHTGHKILPVAHAYQALKEKITKEMNYILSNQDTVLSQITQLESSITQTEVNSVAAREQLAQSIRDLTAALAERHASLTQALETTRKKRGEALAAQVSERRGLMEHAGLMAFTQELLKETDQPCFVQAARQTHNRFSKAIENLQHFTLAADPSFRHFQLDVSKELKLLTELNFIQAPLAPVIDTQHTLAYDQLFLCWRLPQDSAPAWHFSVEYRRRGVVPGGASRGGIRGGLAAARWGWQRLDEVSGSSAVIDRLEMDSVYVLRVRGCNKAGYGEYSEEVYLHTPPAPVLNFYLDSRWGLHADRLVVSKEQRCARSVPGLSLLQAADHALTSCHLTSDLLVGDVAITQGRHYWACSVEPGSYLVKVGVGLESKLQEWFHLPQDMASPRYDPDSGHDSGAEDALDSAPPFCFLTMGMGKIYLPQHNNHHHHHHNNHGNGNRDTITNGNGPSSPTGVTYPLPPRLGVCLDFEKGRVTFYDAHSLRPLWEGHVDCSGPVCPAFCFIGGGALQLQELVANRNADQTPVRRVTIQPRGSNLNNN encoded by the exons ATGTATCATGCCTCAAACCCCTCCCCTCTTTTCAAGAGACTGCGCTCTCTTGATGCTGGGAATATACACGTAGCTTGTGCTGCCATGGCGCCTAGATTCCAGGTGAAG TCTAACATGAAGAGCCTGGAGCATGAGCTGCACTGCCCCGTGTGTAAGGACATCGTCAAACAGCCCGTGGTCCTGCCATGCCAGCACAGCGTCTGCCTCATGTGTGCCTCGGAGGTGTTAGTGGCAAACGGCTACCCGCCTCCAGATCTGCCCCCAGAGCCGAACTCCCCAGCCTCCACACCCAACACCCGATCCCCCCGCCAGGCCCGAAGGCCGACTCCTAAAGCGGAGCAGCGACCTATTGACCGCGTGCTGCGGGCAG GTCCCCACCCGCCTTCGCCATCCATGCCCCGGTCTCCAGGATACGGGACGCATCCAGGGCGACGTCGTAAGGAGGGCCCACCCCTGGTGATGATGTTCCCCTGTGTCCCCTGCGGCCGAGACGTGGAGCTGGGAGAGAAGGGCCTCACCGACTGTCTGCGCAACCTCACCTTGGAGCGGATAGTGGAGAG GTACAGACACACGGTGAGTCTGGGCAGTGTGGCTGTGATGTGCCAGTTCTGTAAACCTCCTCAGGCTCTGGAGGCCACCAAGGGCTGCGCTGACTGCAGGGCCAATTTCTGTAATGAGTGTTTCAAGCTGTACCACCCGTGGGGGACGCCACGTGCACAACATGAACATATCCAGCCGACACTCAACTTCAGGCCAAAG GTCCTGACCTGTCCGGAGCACGACCAGGAGAAGCTACAGTTCTATTGTCGGTCCTGTCAGCGACTGCTATGCCCTCTCTGCAAGCTGCGCCGTATCCACACCGGACACAAAATCCTGCCAGTAGCTCACGCATACCAAGCCCTGAAG GAGAAGATTACGAAGGAGATGAACTACATTCTGTCCAACCAGGACACAGTTCTGTCTCAGATTACCCAGCTGGAGAGTTCCATCACTCAGACTGAG GTCAATAGTGTAGCAGCCAGAGAGCAGCTGGCTCAGAGCATAAGAGACCTGACGGCTGCTCTGGCCGAGCGCCATGCTTCTCTCACCCAGGCTCTGGAGACGACACGAAAGAAACGGGGAGAGGCATTGGCCGCTCAAGTGTCAGAGAGACGGGGTTTGATGGAGCACGCAGGGCTCATGGCGTTCACGCAGGAGCTGCTGAAAGAAACAGACCagccctgctttgtgcaggctGCACGCCAGACTCATAACAG GTTCAGCAAAGCAATTGAGAATCTCCAGCATTTCACCCTGGCTGCTGATCCATCATTCAGACACTTCCAGCTGGACGTCTCCAAAGAACTCAAACTCCTGACAGAGTTGAACTTCATCCAGG CTCCCCTGGCTCCAGTGATTGATACCCAGCACACCCTGGCCTATGACCAGCTCTTCCTGTGCTGGCGACTGCCGCAGGACTCTGCACCCGCCTGGCACTTCTCTGTTGAGTACCGTCGCCGGGGCGTGGTACCAGGAGGAGCGTCGAGGGGCGGGATCAGGGGAGGACTGGCCGCCGCCCGCTGGGGCTGGCAGCGATTGGATGAAGTGAGCGGGAGCAGCGCTGTGATTGACAGGCTGGAGATGGACAGCGTGTACGTGCTGCGGGTGAGAGGCTGCAACAAGGCGGGCTACGGGGAATACAGCGAGGAGGTGTACCTGCATACCCCGCCTGCACCAG TGCTCAACTTCTACCTGGACTCTCGCTGGGGTCTCCATGCTGACCGGCTGGTGGTCAGCAAAGAGCAGCGCTGTGCTCGCAGCGTTCCTGGTCTCTCCCTGCTGCAGGCCGCTGACCACGCCCTCACTTCCTGTCACCTGACCTCGGACCTCCTGGTGGGGGATGTGGCCATCACACAGGGACGGCACTACTGGGCATGCTCAGTGGAGCCTGGCTCTTACCTAGTGAAG GTGGGAGTCGGTCTGGAATCCAAACTGCAGGAGTGGTTTCACCTTCCACAAGACATGGCCAGTCCTCG ctacGACCCAGACAGCGGCCACGACAGCGGAGCAGAGGACGCTTTGGACTCGGCTCCACCCTTCTGCTTCCTCACCATGGGGATGGGGAAGATCTACCTCCCCCAGCACaacaaccaccaccaccaccatcacaaTAACCACGGCAACGGCAACCGAGACACCATCACCAACGGCAATGGCCCCTCCTCGCCCACAGGCGTCACCTACCCTCTGCCGCCCCGGCTCGGTGTGTGCCTTGACTTTGAGAAGGGTCGCGTCACCTTCTACGACGCCCACTCTCTGCGCCCCCTGTGGGAGGGTCACGTGGATTGCTCCGGCCCCGTGTGCCCCGCTTTCTGTTTCATCGGTGGCGGCgctctgcagctgcaggagcTGGTGGCCAATCGCAACGCGGATCAGACACCGGTCAGGAGGGTGACCATCCAACCGCGTGGCTCCAACTTAAATAACAACTGA